In Candidatus Kaistella beijingensis, a genomic segment contains:
- a CDS encoding CTP synthase: MSKKNTKYIFVTGGVTSSLGKGIVSASLGLLLKSRGFKVTIQKLDPYINIDPGTLNPYEHGECYVTEDGAETDLDLGHYERFLDSQTSQNNNVTTGKIYQTVIEKERKGDFLGKTVQVIPHITNEIKRRIKILAKKDYDIIITEIGGTVGDIESLPYIESVRQLKWELGENNSMVIHLTLLPYLASSGELKTKPSQHSVRQLMESGIQADVLVCRTEHKIPKEQRAKLAQFCNVGLENVIECKDLDTIYEVPLYLQKQDFDDVVLKELGLKSDKEADLKDWKNFLKKYQNPKKKVEIALVGKYVSLQDSYKSIAEAFIHAGADLETEVKIRWVYSGEITKENVEETFKGIDGMLIAPGFGDRGIEGKILSAKFARENNIPLLGICLGMQIMTIEFARNVLSLSKANSMEFDTSTPEPVISLMEEQKNVVEKGGTMRLGAWKCSLKTGSKLAEIYGSKNISERHRHRYEFNSEFKEDFEKNGLIPSGFNPETGLVETLELKNHPFYIGVQYHPEYKSTVATPHPLFKAFIKAATKNNFSH; this comes from the coding sequence ATGAGTAAAAAGAACACCAAATACATCTTCGTAACAGGAGGTGTTACCTCTTCTTTGGGGAAAGGAATTGTGTCGGCGTCGCTTGGTTTGTTATTGAAATCACGCGGTTTTAAAGTCACCATTCAGAAACTCGACCCCTATATCAATATCGATCCCGGAACTTTAAATCCCTACGAACACGGTGAATGTTACGTGACCGAAGACGGAGCGGAAACCGATTTGGATTTGGGACATTACGAAAGATTCCTTGATTCTCAAACTTCACAAAACAACAACGTTACGACCGGAAAAATTTATCAAACCGTGATTGAAAAAGAGCGGAAAGGTGATTTTTTAGGAAAAACCGTTCAAGTGATTCCGCATATTACGAACGAGATTAAGCGCAGAATCAAAATTTTGGCAAAGAAAGATTACGACATCATCATCACCGAAATTGGCGGAACTGTGGGAGATATCGAGTCGCTTCCTTATATCGAATCGGTGCGTCAGTTGAAATGGGAGTTGGGCGAAAATAATTCGATGGTGATTCATTTGACGCTGCTTCCTTATTTGGCTTCGAGTGGCGAATTGAAAACGAAACCTTCACAACATTCGGTTCGTCAGTTGATGGAAAGCGGAATTCAAGCCGATGTTTTGGTGTGCAGAACCGAACATAAAATTCCGAAAGAACAGCGTGCAAAATTGGCGCAGTTCTGCAACGTAGGTTTAGAAAATGTGATTGAATGCAAAGATTTGGACACGATTTATGAAGTTCCGCTTTATCTTCAGAAACAAGATTTTGATGATGTGGTTTTGAAAGAATTAGGTTTAAAGAGCGATAAGGAAGCCGATTTGAAAGATTGGAAAAATTTCCTTAAAAAATATCAGAATCCAAAGAAAAAGGTGGAAATCGCTTTGGTGGGGAAATATGTTTCGCTTCAAGACTCCTACAAATCGATTGCGGAAGCGTTCATTCACGCAGGTGCAGATTTGGAAACCGAAGTGAAAATCCGTTGGGTTTACAGTGGCGAAATTACCAAAGAAAATGTTGAAGAAACATTTAAGGGAATCGATGGAATGTTGATTGCTCCAGGTTTTGGTGACCGTGGAATTGAAGGGAAAATCCTTTCTGCGAAGTTTGCACGTGAGAATAATATTCCGCTTCTGGGAATTTGTTTGGGAATGCAGATTATGACGATTGAGTTTGCAAGAAATGTTTTAAGTTTATCAAAAGCAAATTCAATGGAGTTTGACACTTCTACTCCAGAACCGGTGATTTCTTTAATGGAAGAACAGAAAAATGTGGTGGAAAAAGGCGGAACAATGCGACTTGGAGCGTGGAAATGCTCCTTGAAAACAGGTTCGAAATTGGCGGAAATTTACGGCTCAAAAAATATTTCAGAAAGACACCGTCATCGTTATGAGTTCAATTCTGAATTTAAGGAAGACTTTGAAAAGAATGGATTAATTCCGAGCGGTTTTAATCCCGAAACTGGTTTGGTGGAGACTTTAGAGCTGAAAAATCATCCTTTTTATATCGGTGTTCAATATCACCCGGAATACAAAAGTACGGTTGCAACACCGCATCCTTTGTTTAAAGCGTTTATAAAAGCGGCGACGAAGAATAATTTTTCTCACTGA
- a CDS encoding leucine-rich repeat domain-containing protein, whose protein sequence is MKTILLKSLFLFFLLFSLCFTTAQIVNIPDPNFKNALISLGVDTNNDGEIQLTEAVDITSLNLNDKDISDLTGIKSFSNLINLYCGPNNLTTVDLSEMTNLQHAYIADNNITNINLNGSTNLRYLYCGNNQLSSIDLSGLIYLKYIDLGGNNFSSLQISNLPSLETLSFVNNSIPSTISLSSLPKIQTLYINNSNLTSINLSGLQTLKILNCSNNQLNSLSFQDGFLQNLQYLNVEGNPIQLICKDSYDLLPNTDPVPQLLTGCNLSTSEVTNNEIKIFISPNPAKDYINLSQQVKQIKIFTTDGKLVLDKKANKDSKINISHLPSGVYILTTEKGNSKFIKE, encoded by the coding sequence ATGAAAACAATTTTATTAAAAAGTCTTTTTCTTTTTTTTCTTTTATTTTCACTATGCTTTACAACCGCACAAATAGTAAACATTCCTGATCCAAACTTCAAGAATGCGCTCATATCACTCGGAGTAGATACAAACAATGATGGAGAGATACAACTTACAGAAGCTGTAGATATTACCTCATTAAATCTAAATGACAAAGATATTTCAGATTTAACAGGCATAAAGTCTTTTTCAAATCTAATAAATTTGTATTGTGGCCCTAATAATCTTACCACTGTTGATTTAAGTGAAATGACAAACTTGCAGCATGCATACATTGCGGATAATAATATTACCAATATTAATCTAAATGGTTCTACCAATTTAAGATATTTATATTGCGGTAATAATCAGCTTTCTTCAATTGATCTTAGTGGATTAATATATTTAAAATATATAGATCTTGGTGGTAATAATTTTTCTTCTTTACAAATAAGCAATCTGCCTAGTTTGGAAACACTCTCATTCGTTAATAATAGTATACCTTCAACCATTAGTTTAAGTTCATTACCCAAAATCCAGACACTTTACATAAATAATAGTAATCTAACATCGATTAATCTCAGTGGGTTGCAAACTTTGAAAATTTTAAATTGTTCAAACAATCAGCTAAATTCACTTTCTTTTCAGGATGGTTTTTTGCAAAATCTTCAATATTTAAATGTTGAAGGTAATCCTATACAATTAATTTGTAAAGACAGCTATGATTTGTTGCCCAATACAGATCCTGTTCCACAGTTGCTAACTGGTTGTAATTTATCTACATCTGAGGTGACTAACAATGAAATTAAAATTTTTATCAGCCCTAATCCTGCTAAAGATTACATAAATCTGAGCCAACAAGTAAAACAAATAAAAATATTTACTACAGACGGTAAGCTTGTACTTGATAAAAAAGCGAATAAGGATTCAAAAATCAATATATCTCATCTTCCATCAGGAGTTTATATTTTAACAACCGAAAAAGGAAATAGCAAATTTATAAAGGAATAA
- a CDS encoding DUF6702 family protein, which produces MKKILFLLSFLFALFYTNLQAREIHPYHVGSVEFNYSSKSKTFEISGKFFLDDLENALKEKYGNAVHFNDAKYKSQINELLTKYCADYLKLKVDNKFVKISYLGYEEDSESVNIYLESEVVNQPKKVETAVSLLYNLFDDQMNIIHIIVGGKRQSDRLNYPDRYLYKNF; this is translated from the coding sequence ATGAAAAAAATACTTTTTCTTCTTTCTTTCCTTTTTGCTCTATTCTATACAAATCTTCAAGCCAGGGAAATCCATCCATACCACGTTGGTTCTGTTGAATTTAACTACAGTTCAAAATCCAAAACTTTTGAGATTTCCGGGAAATTTTTTTTGGATGATTTAGAAAACGCTTTGAAGGAAAAATACGGAAATGCAGTTCATTTCAATGACGCTAAATACAAATCTCAAATCAATGAATTGCTCACCAAATACTGTGCGGATTACTTAAAGCTAAAAGTTGATAATAAATTTGTGAAAATCAGTTATTTAGGTTACGAAGAAGACAGCGAATCGGTCAATATTTATTTAGAATCGGAGGTAGTAAATCAACCCAAAAAAGTGGAAACTGCGGTGAGTCTTCTGTACAATTTATTTGACGACCAAATGAACATCATCCACATTATCGTGGGCGGAAAAAGACAAAGCGACCGATTGAATTATCCGGATCGTTATCTCTACAAAAACTTCTAA
- a CDS encoding M1 family metallopeptidase gives MNFKSIIFSLCLPLGVFAQNIHNNPTSNHGNKFEALGTILPTPNVYRTASGAPGQGYWQNRADYDITAYLDEDKRNLKGSETVTYYNNSPDDLDYLWLQLDENQQSSVKNAGYESESTLPKQSNSDRLRISEIPRKDNGYGVNLEKVTDVSGNPLKFTVNKTMMRIDLPKVLKKGEKFVFKIDWNYNIPNRMTMGGRGGYENFPEDGNDLYTMTQWFPRMCVYSDFKGWQHNQFTGRGEFALPFGNYKVSMNVPADHIVAATGTGKNFKDVLTSAQYQRWEKAQNSNDIIEIVTLDEAKKAEKSKLKERKIWKFEAENVRDFAWTSSRKFIWDGMKVVIPENQNHVMAMSLYPKEAYNLYRKFSTKAVAHTILTYSEYTIPYPYPVAQSVEAANGMEYPMICFNFGRTEKDGTYSEGIKNGMIGVIIHEVGHNFFPMIINSDERQWSWMDEGLNTFVEYLTEERWDTKFPSRRGPAHTIVDYMRLPKDQLEPIMTNSENIIQFGPNAYSKPATGLNILRETIMGRELFDKAFKMYSKRWAFKHPEPADFFRTMNDASAENLDWFWRGWFYGIDPVDISIDKVTVATPDLDATPKPQEVTYTVDKPLQNSFEDISKIRNREDKNIVFYTDKDKETQDFYWRYNRGLEKVDTNKKYTQKNDNQERVPEKDKAKLQNITVYQIDFSNKGGLVMPIILEFTFEDGSKLNDKKSAQIWRKNEQKVSLTYYFDKKLKSVQLDPMKETADIDTSNNFWGEIPAPTSKFQVFKQKQEGSARGAAQGRVNPMQAAGKK, from the coding sequence ATGAATTTCAAATCCATTATATTTTCATTGTGTCTTCCGTTGGGCGTTTTTGCCCAAAATATCCATAACAATCCTACAAGCAATCACGGAAATAAATTTGAGGCACTCGGAACGATTTTACCTACACCGAATGTTTACCGAACTGCTTCCGGAGCTCCTGGACAAGGTTATTGGCAAAACCGAGCAGATTATGACATCACCGCGTATTTGGATGAAGACAAAAGAAACTTGAAAGGTTCCGAAACGGTGACCTACTACAACAATTCTCCCGACGATTTGGATTATTTGTGGCTTCAGCTGGATGAAAACCAACAATCTTCTGTAAAAAATGCGGGTTATGAAAGTGAGTCAACTTTGCCAAAGCAATCCAATTCTGACCGATTAAGAATTAGCGAAATTCCACGAAAAGATAATGGTTACGGAGTAAATTTGGAAAAAGTGACCGATGTTTCTGGAAATCCATTGAAATTTACCGTAAATAAAACCATGATGCGAATCGATTTGCCAAAAGTTCTGAAAAAAGGGGAAAAATTTGTGTTCAAAATCGATTGGAATTATAACATTCCAAACCGAATGACGATGGGCGGAAGAGGCGGTTACGAAAATTTTCCTGAAGATGGAAACGACCTTTACACCATGACGCAATGGTTTCCAAGAATGTGTGTGTACAGTGATTTCAAGGGATGGCAACACAACCAGTTTACTGGAAGAGGTGAGTTTGCATTACCTTTTGGCAATTACAAAGTTTCGATGAATGTTCCTGCAGATCATATTGTTGCAGCAACTGGAACGGGAAAAAATTTTAAAGACGTTCTTACTTCTGCACAATACCAAAGATGGGAAAAAGCTCAAAACTCCAATGATATTATTGAGATTGTAACCTTAGATGAAGCCAAAAAAGCTGAAAAGTCAAAATTAAAAGAAAGAAAAATTTGGAAATTCGAAGCTGAAAATGTGAGAGATTTTGCCTGGACCTCCTCAAGAAAATTTATCTGGGATGGAATGAAAGTAGTGATTCCTGAAAACCAAAACCACGTGATGGCGATGAGCCTTTATCCAAAGGAAGCCTATAATCTTTACAGAAAATTTTCTACAAAAGCTGTTGCACATACGATTCTCACTTATTCCGAATATACGATCCCATATCCTTATCCAGTCGCACAATCTGTGGAAGCGGCAAATGGAATGGAATATCCAATGATCTGTTTCAATTTCGGGCGAACTGAAAAAGACGGCACTTATTCCGAAGGAATTAAAAACGGAATGATCGGCGTAATTATTCATGAAGTTGGACACAACTTTTTCCCGATGATCATCAATTCCGATGAAAGACAGTGGAGTTGGATGGATGAAGGTTTGAACACTTTCGTGGAATATTTAACGGAGGAAAGATGGGACACCAAATTCCCATCCCGTCGCGGTCCAGCTCATACTATTGTGGATTACATGAGGCTGCCGAAAGATCAGTTGGAGCCGATTATGACCAACTCCGAAAACATTATTCAGTTTGGTCCCAATGCCTATTCAAAACCAGCAACCGGATTAAATATTCTGCGTGAAACCATCATGGGAAGAGAACTTTTTGATAAAGCGTTTAAAATGTATTCTAAAAGATGGGCGTTCAAACATCCTGAACCTGCAGATTTTTTTAGAACGATGAATGATGCAAGTGCTGAAAATCTCGATTGGTTTTGGCGTGGTTGGTTCTACGGAATCGATCCGGTAGATATTTCCATTGATAAAGTGACTGTTGCAACGCCCGATTTGGACGCAACTCCGAAACCACAGGAAGTTACCTACACCGTTGATAAGCCTTTGCAAAACAGTTTCGAGGACATCTCAAAAATTCGAAACCGTGAAGATAAAAACATCGTTTTTTATACCGATAAAGACAAAGAAACCCAAGATTTTTACTGGCGATACAATCGTGGTTTAGAAAAAGTGGATACCAATAAAAAATACACGCAGAAAAACGACAATCAAGAAAGAGTTCCAGAAAAAGATAAAGCCAAACTGCAAAACATCACTGTATATCAAATAGATTTTAGCAACAAAGGCGGTTTGGTAATGCCGATTATTCTTGAATTTACCTTTGAAGACGGCTCAAAATTGAATGACAAGAAATCTGCTCAAATTTGGCGAAAGAACGAACAGAAAGTTTCTCTAACTTATTATTTTGATAAAAAATTAAAATCCGTACAGCTTGACCCAATGAAAGAAACGGCAGACATTGATACTTCCAACAATTTCTGGGGCGAAATTCCGGCGCCGACTTCGAAATTCCAGGTTTTCAAACAGAAACAAGAAGGTTCTGCAAGAGGAGCTGCACAAGGAAGGGTGAATCCGATGCAGGCTGCAGGAAAGAAATAA
- a CDS encoding HupE/UreJ family protein, which translates to MQDFIFYLKLGWEHIISLDALDHQLFVLVLVAVYSFSDWKKILVMVTAFTIGHSITLALSTLDIIRISSDWVEFLIPLSIVITAFDNIIFKGNQSKLMRINYFLALFFGLIHGMGFANTARMMLAKEQNLYTPLLGFNIGLELGQIVVVIALLILLFVVIKIFRVHKKDWIMFISSGVFALALKMTLERLPF; encoded by the coding sequence ATGCAGGATTTTATTTTCTATCTAAAACTCGGTTGGGAACACATTATTTCGCTCGATGCGCTTGATCATCAACTTTTCGTTTTGGTTTTGGTGGCGGTTTATTCGTTCAGCGATTGGAAAAAGATTCTGGTTATGGTCACCGCTTTCACCATCGGACATTCCATCACTTTGGCGTTGAGCACTTTGGATATCATTAGGATTTCGTCGGATTGGGTTGAGTTTCTAATTCCATTGTCGATCGTCATCACGGCTTTCGACAATATTATTTTTAAAGGAAATCAGTCTAAATTGATGCGGATCAATTATTTCCTTGCCTTGTTTTTTGGTCTGATTCACGGAATGGGTTTTGCGAACACGGCGAGAATGATGTTGGCTAAAGAACAAAATTTGTATACACCTTTACTCGGTTTCAACATTGGTTTGGAATTGGGTCAAATTGTAGTTGTTATTGCACTTCTGATTTTGCTTTTCGTGGTGATAAAAATATTTCGAGTTCACAAAAAAGACTGGATCATGTTTATATCTTCGGGAGTTTTTGCGTTGGCTTTAAAAATGACTTTAGAAAGGTTGCCTTTTTAG
- the radA gene encoding DNA repair protein RadA, whose product MAKLKTAYFCQNCGTQYPQWLGQCKNCGQWNTLVEEIVEKPSTKSVLEKSKQHIINIIEVETNEEARIKTPSEELNRVLGGGIVLGSVTLIGGEPGIGKSTLLLQLALKMKKKILYVSGEESASQIKMRADRLTELQNPHCYLFTETSVEKILHEAKKLKPDFVIIDSIQTLQSQLIESSPGTVSQIRECSNEIIKFAKDTNTPVFLVGHITKDGQIAGPKVLEHMVDVVLNFDGDRNHLFRLLRANKNRFGSTSEIGIYEMISQGLKEIKNPSEILITKKFEELSGNSVAVTLEGNRPMLIEIQALVSSAVYGTPQRSCTGFDSKRLNMLLAVLEKRAGFQLGAKDVFLNITGGIKTDDPALDLAVVASILSSNEDIAISEHFCFAGEIGLSGEIRPVPQIEQRISEAEKLGYEKIFVSNLNKIPKKKYGITIVEVSKIEDFHEFLF is encoded by the coding sequence ATGGCAAAACTCAAAACAGCATATTTCTGTCAAAACTGCGGAACTCAATATCCACAATGGCTCGGTCAGTGCAAAAACTGCGGACAATGGAATACTTTGGTCGAAGAAATTGTAGAAAAACCTTCCACAAAAAGTGTTTTAGAAAAATCGAAACAGCACATCATCAACATCATCGAAGTTGAAACCAACGAAGAAGCCCGCATCAAAACACCTTCCGAAGAACTCAACCGCGTTTTGGGCGGTGGAATTGTTTTAGGTTCCGTCACCCTAATCGGCGGCGAACCGGGAATTGGAAAATCAACGCTTTTGCTGCAGCTCGCCTTGAAAATGAAGAAGAAAATTCTTTACGTTTCCGGTGAAGAAAGCGCATCACAAATAAAAATGCGAGCCGACCGATTGACTGAACTTCAAAATCCGCACTGCTACCTTTTTACCGAAACTTCCGTGGAAAAAATCCTTCATGAAGCCAAAAAACTGAAACCTGATTTTGTAATCATCGATTCCATTCAAACCCTTCAAAGTCAGTTGATTGAAAGTTCACCTGGAACCGTTTCCCAAATCCGTGAATGTTCCAACGAAATCATCAAATTCGCAAAAGACACGAATACACCTGTTTTTTTGGTTGGTCATATCACCAAAGACGGACAAATTGCAGGTCCGAAAGTCTTGGAACACATGGTCGATGTAGTTCTCAATTTTGATGGAGACAGAAATCATTTGTTCCGATTATTGAGAGCGAATAAAAACCGTTTCGGTTCCACTTCAGAAATTGGAATTTACGAAATGATTTCGCAAGGTTTAAAGGAAATTAAAAATCCTTCTGAAATCTTAATCACCAAAAAATTTGAAGAGCTTTCAGGAAATTCAGTCGCAGTAACTTTGGAAGGAAATCGCCCGATGTTGATTGAAATTCAGGCATTGGTAAGTTCGGCCGTTTATGGAACTCCACAAAGAAGTTGTACCGGTTTCGATTCCAAAAGGTTGAATATGCTTCTTGCCGTTCTCGAAAAAAGAGCAGGTTTTCAGTTGGGTGCGAAAGACGTTTTCCTCAACATTACCGGCGGCATAAAGACCGATGATCCTGCTTTAGATTTGGCGGTGGTCGCTTCGATTCTTTCTTCCAATGAAGATATTGCCATTTCCGAACATTTCTGTTTTGCGGGAGAAATCGGTTTGAGTGGCGAAATTCGTCCCGTTCCCCAAATTGAGCAACGAATTTCCGAGGCGGAAAAATTGGGTTACGAAAAGATTTTTGTTTCGAACCTCAATAAAATTCCAAAGAAAAAGTATGGAATCACGATCGTGGAAGTGAGCAAGATTGAGGATTTTCATGAGTTTCTTTTTTAG
- a CDS encoding acyl carrier protein phosphodiesterase gives MNFLAHSYLTFSDEQIVGQFLEDFIRNSERYSFPEKIQQGITLHREIDTFTDAHPEISEAKKVFSPLVRLYSGAFVDVAFDYFLANSLPDDVLFNHSQKVFRILWKHEKYLPANFILMLKKMEKDNWLYNYKEDWGIKFSIQNVLNKAKYLDKNLAVFEVFMNNKPRLQNHFDIFFPELLEHVTKINSEF, from the coding sequence ATGAACTTTCTCGCCCATTCCTACCTCACTTTTTCCGATGAACAAATTGTCGGGCAATTTCTGGAAGACTTTATCAGAAACAGCGAGCGTTATTCTTTTCCCGAAAAAATTCAACAGGGAATAACTTTGCATCGAGAAATTGATACTTTCACCGATGCTCATCCCGAAATTTCGGAAGCAAAGAAGGTTTTCAGTCCGTTGGTTCGGCTGTATTCGGGAGCATTTGTGGACGTGGCATTTGATTATTTTTTGGCAAATTCCCTTCCAGACGATGTTCTTTTTAATCATTCCCAAAAAGTATTTCGGATTTTGTGGAAGCATGAAAAATATCTTCCCGCAAATTTCATTTTAATGCTAAAAAAAATGGAAAAAGACAATTGGCTCTACAATTACAAGGAAGATTGGGGAATCAAATTTTCCATCCAAAACGTGTTGAACAAAGCGAAATATTTGGATAAAAATTTAGCGGTTTTTGAAGTTTTTATGAACAACAAACCTCGACTTCAAAATCATTTCGACATTTTCTTTCCAGAACTTTTGGAGCATGTCACAAAAATCAACTCGGAATTTTAG